A stretch of the Bombyx mori chromosome 12, ASM3026992v2 genome encodes the following:
- the LOC101746256 gene encoding protein dachsous isoform X2, whose translation MSAIDPDCGVNALVNYTLGDVLAKTRFSVKPDTGELCVTSPLDYEDTSEYEFPVIATDRGGLSTTAVVKIQLVDINDNAPSFTVKDYNVSLKEGRISSTEPIVAVSATDTDSGRFGTITYRIISGNENDIFRIDRSSGEILVTKPALIDKDKKFRLEVSATDGGGLAAPQAAAVHMTVIPAGVGTALFDKPRYNFRVKEDIRIGAFVGSLKATANDRGSQPVRYSIISGDIDRAFTVEPMTGAIRTVKILDRETRPSYQLNVKASTGNPANFDQTQVQITLEDVNDNTPDFGTSTVRVSVAESAAVGSVVYSARATDADDGKNGLIGYQLISASGPSNTFAVNSQNGLVTLLRPLDYENLVRHNLVILAKDGGSPPLASNLTLVVDVQDVNDNTPVFEHEAYTANILESETVNAKILEVQAIDKDTGNNARITYRILSENNNTNEEFFKVQPSTGWVYLAKPLDRETKAKHKMLLTATDNGLPPLSTTANLVVNVIDANDNDPVFTKNAYEFQVEENSRAGAFVGKISAVDSDLGDNAVVKYSLFPSNTSFNVNPTTGVITTKEVLDRELKSAYSLFAEARDQGTLPRSSRVPVYIKITDVNDNSPEIIDPREDVVSVREEQQPGAEVARVKAIDRDNGVNSSITYSILNERDMDGYGVFVIDPSTGVIRTSTVLDHEERSIYRLTVAATDGGNPPKKTIRQLKVEVLDLNDNRPTFTSSSLSFKVKEDSEIGHVVGLVACCDSDIQDNVISNDEKQISYLLMPITSDYAPGTFEIDRRTGSLVVARQLDREIQDEYRLEVRALDTSATNNPQSSAVTVRIEIVDVNDNAPKWPQDPIHVEISEITPVGSIVYNFTAKDDDAGPNGEMNFRIVHSLPNNKSAFNLDPLTGSLTLTSSLDYEVLKEYWIIVEATDLAEKISERLSTLVTVHVSITDANDNTPTFVSTTNVVLSLNTLPGTLYQALAIDADHGDNGKISYYISSGNEHAYFSLDNDSGRLTVSNKYSSDTSKIRHGLYKLNLTATDHGVPFPRQSHMTLKLNLQESTNVPPRFTELTYRANISEDIRPGSFVTRLMAKSSRGSASNLTYTIPYGVADDKFTIDDRIGTITVKTKIDREERDKYIFPVYVTDSSAYQSTTNFDVATVTISIMDVNDNPPTFKIGSCYPLAVPENNEPEVIHTVTATDKDIGANGIITYSVTSGNHGNKFFIDATTGKLTAKTLDRETQSKYLLTITAFDHGSPVALQGSCNITVVVEDQNDNDPVFDTGHYSAAIPENAMIETSVIKVRATDADLGFNKRIVYSLANESQGLFRIDNRTGIIFTTGTFDREKTNVYHFEAVATDQGRYITRSQRVSVEVTITDVNDHKPIFTKYPFKEQVASLTPPGQSLLRVSATDKDIGINAEILYELIDNFNNKFRINPTTGVLTATQSLASENGKLVHLKIMAKDKGNPPQSSTGLIELRVGDFSDNTLSLNFQNSTYNVTVPENLPYGKEVIQVTAIRSDGRRQRIIYEIGNGNDQYAFVIDSNTGVIRVNNSAKLDYESHPGPSRKLVIVARTEGSPSLYGYCDVVVNLKDENDHAPRFTQQQYIANVLEGNAKGEFVLQLSAKDADHGANARILYHIVDGNHDNAFIIEPAFSGSVKTNIVLDREIRESYKLTVIATDEGDPQMTGTATLRINVVDVNDNQPTFPPPDVITVSEGTEIGTVLTSVTANDVDTYPALKYSIIQGDNKFSIDRYSGKVVLNRALDFEADNVYELNIAASDSEHVAKTTLTIKVSDINDNAPVFDDVSYNKILPEGTGVLEIGSVSAKDRDSGDNSRVTYSLLRSTEGYYVDGNTGAVYVNYSALPRSQKDVELAIVATDHGRPNRSAVAAMRINAGASSEIKPYIGQDTYRITINEDTEKGSSLLRIGGINDVLKKYNLNFHITTGNENDSFDVTQEGALILLKKLDRETQDSYVLGLAAVEHGKLLRNQNKTAITVFVTVADANDNAPTFSSNDFELTVNEGVKIGYTLTKLVATDADQSGTPNANVVYNLTSGDDEGLFFIHPSTGVLNVNKPLDYDTGSTEYKLVIIACDLGVPALCSEAYIKIGLIDENDNTPTFPVSEYFESIAENERTGTSVFIARATDLDKGKFGKLDYTIIPSTFNLNRKDDSWKLFQIDSSTGLVNSNAVFDYETRNKYEFSIKASDLGGKSSTVKVRIDVESRDEFYPQFTQKTYKFRIPKSGSLPAGYTIGQATATDRDKGIDGRIVYQLSTSHSYFKINRTTGVIILKKKIDSVQNLFGSDKSISLVVTASSGRQGSLTNKTAVEIGLNGMALAGEIDQTNDTAAATNGGLSDWALGLLIAFIFIIIIFAAAFLFLHMKNKRHKNVNKPGFNSEGGVTTNSYVDPGAFDTIPIRNTGTVNSAGQFAPPKYDEIPPYGPHTASSNSGAATTSELSGSDQSGSSGRGSAEDGEDGEDEEIRMINEGPLQRESGMHRSGDDDNLSDVSVRNTQEYLARLGIVDTGAGGGASTSSRRCSENTGTKDNMLHHPPMDSMHMFDEDGGHENDITNLIYAKLNEVTGSERASSADEASAAVDRAMALGAFPSAPGENTAVPTAGPSMTGSLSSIVHSEEELTGSYNWDYLLDWGPQYQPLAHVFSEIARLKDDAVSLQSGNSAASSAKSKGTSISGGKSVPPPLLTTVAPRSCPAPSLSCRQPQLLLPRSPISHDVPGGFSAAAAMSPSFSPSLSPLATRSPSMSPLVGPGLPPVPGSRKPPHTTMRM comes from the exons ATGTCTGCCATTGATCCTGATTGTGGTGTCAATGCTCTCGTCAACTACACACTGGGAGATGTTTTGGCGAAGACCAGATTCTCAGTGAAACCGGACACAGGAGAACTTTGCGTGACTTCGCCCTTGGATTACGAAGATACCAGTGAATATGAGTTTCCAGTCATTGCTACCGATCGAG GAGGGCTGTCCACGACCGCCGTTGTGAAGATCCAACTAGTCGATATCAACGACAACGCACCAAGCTTCACCGTTAAAGATTACAATGTGTCATTGAAGGAAGGACGGATATCATCTACCGAGCCAATAGTAGCGGTGTCGGCCACAGACACTGATTCGGGAAGATTCGGAACGATCACTTACAGAATTATCAGTGGGAACGAGAACGATATTTTTAGGATAGATCGGAGCAGCGGAGAGATACTAGTTACGAAGCCGGCTCTGATTGATAAAGATAAGAAGTTCCGTCTAGAAGTATCTGCTACTGATGGAGGAGGTCTGGCGGCACCACAAGCTGCTGCGGTCCACATGACTGTTATTCCCGCGGGAGTCGGTACGGCGCTATTCGATAAACCAAGATATAATTTTCGTGTGAAAGAAGACATAAGGATTGGAGCTTTCGTTGGAAGTCTAAAAGCCACAGCTAACGACAGAG GATCACAGCCGGTTCGATACAGCATAATATCTGGAGATATCGACAGAGCTTTCACCGTAGAACCGATGACAGGCGCTATAAGGACTGTGAAAATCCTGGATCGGGAGACCAGACCCTCGTATCAACTGAACGTGAAAGCATCAACTGGGAACCCCGCTAATTTTGATCAGACACAG GTACAAATCACTCTAGAAGACGTGAACGACAACACACCGGATTTCGGTACGTCAACGGTCAGGGTTTCAGTAGCCGAATCAGCAGCGGTGGGTTCAGTGGTGTACTCAGCAAGGGCTACTGATGCCGACGATGGCAAGAACGGACTCATCGGATATCAGCTGATATCTGCTAGTGGACCTTCAAACACCTTTGCTGTTAATTCACAGAACGGCTTGGTGACACTACTAAG GCCATTGGATTACGAGAACCTTGTTCGTCATAATCTGGTGATTCTAGCAAAGGATGGAGGATCTCCTCCCCTCGCTTCCAATTTGACATTAGTGGTTGATGTCCAGGATGTTAATGACAACACACCTGTCTTCGAACATGAGGCTTATACGGCTAATATATTGGAATCGGAAACAGTCAATGCGAAG ATATTAGAAGTTCAAGCGATAGATAAAGACACAGGTAATAATGCACGGATAACATACCGCATCTtatcagaaaataataatactaatgaaGAGTTTTTCAAAGTACAACCTTCCACTGGCTGGGTGTATCTAGCTAAGCCACTGGACAGAGAAACCAAGGCTAAACATAAAATGCTTCTAACAGCAACAGATAATGGCTTACCGCCACTGTCGACAACCGCTAATTTAGTTGTTAATGTGATCGATGCGAATGACAATGACCCGGTGTTCACAAAAAACGCTTACGAGTTCCAAGTCGAAGAGAATTCTAGAGCTGGAGCTTTTGTTGGGAAAATATCGGCCGTCGATTCTGATTTGGGTGATAATGCAGTTGTCAAGTATAGTTTGTTCCCATCGAATACGAGTTTCAACGTTAACCCTACTACTG gtGTTATAACCACGAAAGAAGTTTTAGATCGAGAACTAAAATCTGCATATTCTCTGTTTGCTGAAGCAAGAGATCAAGGCACTTTGCCGAGATCAAGTAGAGTGCCTGTTTACATTAAGATCACTGATGTCAATGATAATTCGCCTGAGATCATTGATCCCAGAGAAGACGTGGTCAGCGTAAGAGAAGAGCAGCAGCCAGGCGCGGAAGTCGCAAGAGTGAAGGCTATTGATAGAGATAACGGCGTGAATTCCTCAATCACTTATTCCATCCTGAACGAGAGAGACATGGATGGATATGGTGTTTTTGTCATTGATCCTAGCACGGGAGTCATTAGAACTAGCACAG TTCTCGATCACGAGGAAAGATCGATCTACCGGTTGACAGTAGCAGCCACAGATGGTGGGAATCCCCCGAAGAAAACCATAAGACAACTCAAAGTCGAGGTGCTGGATTTGAATGACAACAGACCAACTTTCACGAGTTCCAGTTTATCATTTAAA gtCAAAGAGGATTCTGAAATTGGTCACGTGGTTGGTTTAGTCGCCTGCTGTGATAGTGACATACAAGACAATGTCATTAGCAATGACGAAAAACAAATCTCTTACCTGCTTATGCCAATCACTAGCGATTATGCACCCGGTACTTTTGAGATTGATCGAAGAACCGGATCGCTAGTTGTCGCGAGACAACTAGACAGAGAGATACAAGATGAATACAGACTCGAAGTGAGAGCTCTAGATACGTCCGCGACAAACAATCCTCAGAGCAGCGCTGTAACTGTCAGGATCGAAATCGTTGACGTCAATGACAATGCACCGAAATGGCCACAAGATCCTATTCATGTCGAAATTTCAGAAATCACCCCCGTTGGTAGCATCGTGTACAATTTTACCGCAAAAGATGACGATGCAGGTCCGAATGGCGAAATGAATTTTCGTATTGTGCATTCTCTGCCAAATAACAAAAGCGCTTTCAATCTCGATCCACTGACAGGCTCTCTTACTCTTACGTCAAGCTTAGATTATGAAGTCTTGAAAGAATATTGGATAATCGTAGAAGCCACAGATTTAGCCGAAAAGATTTCCGAAAGACTATCAACCTTAGTTACAGTACATGTATCAATAACTGACGCTAACGATAATACGCCTACTTTTGTCTCAACGACTAATGTTGTTCTGTCGCTAAACACATTGCCCGGCACCCTTTACCAGGCTTTAGCTATAGATGCAGACCACGGGGACAACGGCAAAATATCTTACTACATATCAAGCGGTAATGAACATGCGTATTTCTCTTTGGATAACGACTCGGGAAGATTGACTGTCTCAAATAAATATTCTTCGGACACTTCAAAGATCCGGCACGGCCTCTACAAACTAAATCTAACGGCAACGGACCACGGAGTTCCGTTCCCGAGACAAAGTCATATGACGTTAAAACTGAACCTGCAAGAGTCGACTAACGTACCGCCGAGGTTTACAGAATTGACTTATCGCGCGAACATCAGCGAGGACATAAGACCCGGCAGTTTCGTTACTCGTTTGATGGCTAAATCTTCGAGAGGCTCAGCGA GTAACTTAACGTACACGATTCCCTATGGCGTGGCTGATGACAAATTCACAATCGATGATCGCATAGGAACCATAACCGTGAAGACAAAGATCGATCGAGAAGAACGAGACAAATACATTTTTCCAGTTTACGTCACTGATTCCAGTGCTTACCAATCCACGACGAACTTCGACGTCGCAACAGTGACTATCAGTATTATGGACGTAAACGACAATCCGCCGACTTTTAAAATAGGCTCTTGTTACCCTCTAGCTGTACCAGAGAACAACGAACCGGAAGTCATACACACTGTTACGGCCACAGATAAAGATATTGGAGCGAACGGTATAATAACTTACAGCGTTACATCTGGTAACCATGGCAACAAATTCTTCATTGACGCCACTACAGGAAAATTGACCGCCAAGACGTTAGATCGTGAGACTCAAAGTAAATATCTCCTCACAATCACGGCTTTCGACCATGGATCGCCTGTGGCGCTGCAAGGGTCTTGCAATATTACTGTCGTGGTAGAAGATCAAAACGACAATGACCCTGTATTTGATACCGGACACTATTCAGCCGCCATACCGGAGAACGCAATGATCGAAACTTCAGTGATTAAAGTGAGAGCAACGGACGCTGACTTAGGTTTCAATAAGCGCATCGTTTATTCTTTGGCGAATGAGAGTCAAGGACTATTCAGAATCGACAACAGAACCGGAATTATTTTTACGACTGG AACCTTTGATCGGGAGAAAACAAATGTATACCACTTCGAAGCAGTAGCAACTGATCAGGGTCGATATATAACACGCTCCCAAAGGGTTTCAGTCGAAGTAACAATAACCGATGTCAACGATCACAAACCTATATTTACCAAGTACCCCTTCAAGGAACAAGTGGCGTCCCTGACCCCACCGGGACAGAGCTTACTGCGCGTTTCTGCAACCGACAAAGACATAGGAATTAACGCGGAAATTCTATACGAGTTGATtgacaattttaataataaatttcgtaTCAATCCAACCACAGGCGTGCTAACGGCCACGCAAAGCCTAGCCAGTGAAAACGGGAAACTGGTTCACCTTAAAATTATGGCAAAAGACAAGGGAAATCCCCCACAGAGTTCAACAGGCCTAATAGAGTTGAGAGTTGGAGATTTTTCAGATAACACGCTTTCATTGAACTTCCAAAACTCCACATACAACGTGACCGTTCCAGAGAATTTGCCATACGGCAAAGAAGTCATCCAAGTTACAGCAATAAGGAGTGACGGTCGACGCCAACGAATCATTTACGAAATAGGCAACGGAAACGATCAATACGCCTTTGTGatagattcgaacaccggagtGATAAGAGTGAACAACTCTGCGAAATTAGACTACGAATCACATCCAGGGCCTTCAAGGAAATTGGTTATCGTAGCTCGCACCGAGGGATCGCCCAGTCTGTACGGATATTGCGACGTCGTGGTCAATCTTAAAGACGAAAACGATCACGCGCCTAGATTCACGCAGCAACAATACATCGCGAATGTACTCGAAGGGAATGCTAAAGGCGAATTTGTTCTGCAATTATCCGCCAAGGATGCTGATCACGGGGCGAACGCGAGGATCCTTTACCACATCGTCGACGGAAACCACGATAACGCGTTCATCATCGAACCGGCCTTCTCTGGTTCGGTGAAGACGAACATCGTACTCGACAGGGAGATCCGCGAGTCGTACAAGCTGACAGTGATCGCTACAGACGAAGGCGACCCGCAGATGACGGGCACGGCGACGCTGCGGATCAATGTCGTGGACGTCAATGACAACCAGCCGACGTTTCCACCGCCCGACGTCATTACCGTCTCGGAAG GAACGGAAATCGGAACGGTCCTGACATCGGTCACCGCTAATGATGTCGATACGTATCCAGCCCTAAAATACTCTATAATACAAGGAGACAACAAATTTTCAATCGATCGATACAGCGGGAAGGTTGTGCTGAATAGGGCTCTCGATTTCGAAGCTGACAACGTTTACGAACTCAACATCGCCGCTTCGGATAGCGAGCACGTCGCCAAAACCACCCTCACGATCAAAGTGAGCGACATCAATGACAATGCTCCCGTTTTCGACGATGTTTCATACAACAAAATCTTGCCGG AAGGCACAGGCGTCTTGGAAATCGGCTCCGTTAGCGCTAAAGACAGGGACAGCGGCGACAATAGCCGAGTGACATACTCGTTGCTTCGCTCGACGGAGGGGTACTACGTCGACGGGAACACGGGGGCCGTCTACGTGAACTACAGCGCCCTGCCTCGGAGCCAGAAGGATGTGGAGCTGGCGATCGTCGCGACGGACCACGGGCGACCGAACAGGAGCGCCGTGGCCGCGATGCGAATCAACGCGGGCGCTTCGTCCGAAATCAAACCTTACATCGGACAAGACACTTACAG AATAACAATTAACGAAGACACAGAGAAAGGCTCTTCATTACTCCGAATCGGTGGAATTAACGATGTGCTCAAGAAGTACAATTTGAACTTTCACATCACTACGGGAAATGAAAACGATTCTTTCGATGTAACTCAAGAAGGAGCACTGATCCTTCTCAAGAAACTAGATCGAGAAACTCAAGACTCATACGTGCTGGGATTGGCTGCAGTCGAACACGGCAAACTATTacgaaatcaaaacaaaacagcCATCACTGTATTTGTAACCGTCGCCGACGCTAACGACAACGCACCGACGTTCTCAAGCAACGATTTCGAATTGACCGTCAATGAAGGCGTCAAAATCGGATATACGCTTACGAAATTAGTCGCTACAGATGCAGACCAATCCGGAACTCCAAATGCTAATGTAGTTTACAATTTGACTTCAGGAGACGACGAAGGTCTGTTCTTTATACATCCCTCCACGGGAGTACTGAACGTTAATAAGCCCCTTGACTACGACACAGGCAGTACGGAGTATAAGCTGGTTATTATTGCGTGCGATCTAGGTGTCCCTGCTTTGTGCAGTGAGGCTTACATCAAAATCGGTCTGATCGACGAGAATGACAATACTCCCACGTTTCCCGTAAGCGAATACTTCGAGAGTATTGCTGAAAACGAAAGAACGGGTACGTCCGTGTTCATTGCCAGAGCGACCGATCTGGATAAAGGCAAATTCGGGAAACTCGACTATACGATAATACCGTCAACGTTCAATTTAAATAGGAAGGACGATTCGTGGAAGCTGTTCCAGATCGATTCGTCAACTGGACTGGTGAACAGTAACGCGGTGTTCGACTACGAGACGCGAAATAAATACGAGTTCTCAATAAAAGCATCTGACTTGGGCGGGAAAAGTTCAACTGTGAAAGTGAGAATTGACGTAGAGAGTCGCGACGAATTTTATCCTCAATTTACGCAAAAAACCTACAAGTTTAGGATACCGAAATCGGGGTCGTTGCCCGCCGGGTATACCATCGGTCAAGCAACTGCCACAGATCGAGACAAAGGCATCGATGGCCGCATCGTGTACCAACTGTCGACATCGCATTCTTACTTTAAAATCAACAGGACTACAGGCGTTATTATACTGAAGAAGAAAATAGATTCTGTGCAAAATTTGTTTGGTTCAGACAAATCGATTAGTTTGGTTGTCACCGCAAGCTCTGGTCGACAAGGCTCCCTAACAAATAAAACCGCAGTCGAAATCGGATTGAACGGCATGGCTTTGGCTGGTGAAATAGATCAAACAAACGACACAGCGGCCGCCACAAATGGAGGTCTTTCAGATTGGGCTTTAGGATTACTTATCGCTTTcatattcattataattatatttgcaGCAGCGTTTCTGTTCTTGCacatgaaaaataaaagacacaaAAACGTCAACAAGCCCGGCTTCAATTCTGAAGGAGGGGTCACCACTAATAGTTATGTCGATCCAGGTGCTTTTGATACTATCCCCATTAGAAACACCGGTACGGTCAATTCTGCTGGTCAGTTCGCTCCGCCAAAATACGATGAGATACCTCCGTATGGTCCACACACAGCAAGCTCGAATTCCGGGGCCGCTACTACATCAGAACTCTCAGGCTCTGATCAATCCGGCTCAAGCGGGCGTGGCTCAGCTGAGGACGGAGAAGACGGTGAGGACGAGGAAATAAGAATGATTAATGAAGGTCCCTTGCAACGAGAGTCCGGGATGCATAGATCAGGAGACGATGACAATCTCTCTGATGTTTCAGTACGTAATACACAAGAATATTTAGCGAGACTCGGTATAGTTGACACGGGTGCCGGAGGCGGAGCTTCAACGTCATCAAGGCGATGCTCTGAAAATACAGGAACTAAAGATAATATGTTACATCACCCACCGATGGATTCTATGCATATGTTCGATGAAGATGGCGGTCACGAAAACGATATCACGAATCTCATTTACGCCAAACTTAATGAAGTTACCGGCAGCGAAAGAGCCAGTAGTGCTGATGAAGCCAGTGCTGCCGTAGACAGAGCTATGGCTTTAGGTGCATTTCCCAGCGCTCCAGGGGAGAACACAGCCGTACCAACCGCTGGTCCTTCTATGACCGGCAGTCTTAGTTCAATAGTACATTCTGAAGAGGAATTAACTGGCAGCTACAACTGGGACTACTTACTCGATTGGGGTCCGCAGTATCAGCCCTTAGCGCATGTCTTTTCGGAAATAGCGCGTCTAAAAGACGATGCCGTGTCACTTCAAAGTGGAAATAGTGCGGCGTCTAGTGCCAAAAGTAAAGGAACGTCCATATCTGGAGGTAAAAGTGTGCCGCCCCCTCTTTTAACGACAGTAGCGCCAAGGAGTTGTCCTGCGCCGTCGCTGTCGTGTAGACAACCGCAGCTCCTACTGCCTAGATCGCCTATAAGTCATGATGTTCCTGGGGGATTTTCTGCTGCGGCTGCCATGTCTCCGTCCTTCTCCCCCTCATTATCTCCTCTAGCTACGAGATCGCCATCGATGTCTCCCCTTGTAGGTCCCGGCCTTCCGCCGGTGCCCGGTAGCAGAAAACCTCCCCACACAACTATGCGAatgtga